DNA from Platichthys flesus chromosome 20, fPlaFle2.1, whole genome shotgun sequence:
AAACAAGAGACAGAAATCGGGGTCACGACCTTGAATCCAAATCAacctgaaatcaaatcaaacgtTCAGAACCAGGATTTAATCAGCTGGTTTATAAAATGGCtgaaaaatagaacaaatatatttattcattagtAAATATCGTTTCTTTTGATTGTGTTtcatttgtgattgtgttgtggtttaggcctcgtctgtgtttgttcttcGACCTGTACATTTTCcctgatttgtgtttttattccgtCTCTTTATTGAAGCGTGTGATCTTTcctattgattattgatttatgAGGTGAAACCGAGAGCAGTTGTTTAACAAGCGCACAGAAACCAAAACTCTTgtatttcacttcctgttccatcttgaaacttcaaattaaattacacCTGTTGTTTATTCCCTGGACATCCCgctgacaaaaaaacctcatacacacacacacagacacacacacacagacacacacaaacacacacacatacacacacacacacacacacacacacacacacacacacacacacacacacaatcacacacacacacacacacacacacacagacagacacctTTGTTTCCCAGAACTGTTtgaccctcctcttcctctgaaccCTCGTTGCTCTGCCACTCTCACAGTTCATACCCTCTTGTTGACGATATCTAGCgtgtggtatgtgtgtgtatgtgtgtgtgtgtgtgtgtggtatgtgtgtgtgtgtgtgtgtgtgtgtgtgtttaacccCTGTGCAGCGGGCTCTGCTCAGTTAAATGTGCCGAGCATCAAACCACAGTGACCTCGTGTTGCGCTCCAGATGTTGAGATATGCTCTGGTTGTTCTGAGCTGGTTGTGTTGATCCACTTTGTGGTTTGCTCTCACCGGAGGAGTCGAccctccctgtgtgtttgttcacgATGTGAAACTCGTGTCCGACTCTTCAACCCGAGCTCAGGCTCAACAGGCAGCGGCTCTTTGGcttctccttctttctgttttcatcGCTCTGTGTGTTCACCTCTGAATTTCACATTTGCCGAGTTGTGACGCATCAACGTTCTGCAGATAAATTGTcactttttttaattctattgtgtgtctgtcacgtTTTGAATCGTGTGCAGCTAAAActacaaaagtgtgtgtgtttgtgtgtgtggggtcagTACAGGCTTTACCCATGATATGGGGACCACACTCACATTATGAGGACTTTTCTCCTATGTAGggacaaaaaaatcaagtgccCCCCCATCACATTTTAAGATTCCGTTTAATTTAAGGGGCGtgcgtgcctgcgtgtgtgtgtgtgcgtgtgtgtgtgtgtgtgtgtgtgcatgtgtgtgtgtgtgtgtgtgtgttgaaatctGACTCCAGCTTGTCAGTTTTGAACAGAGCTTTGTgagatgttgttgtgtttttatctttcGTGCTGCACCAGCTTCCTGATTCggaatcctgtgtgtgtgtgtgtgtgtgtgtgtctgtgtgtgtgtgtgtatgtgtgtgtgtgtgtgtgtgtgtgtgtgcgtgtgtgtttcactgcCCCCAAATGAAGGAGGAAATCCCAGAAAAGCGTTTTTACAGACTCTGGGGAGGAGCAGGAAACTGGGCCGTGCCCCCCCCACATCCCTCCACCCATCCGTCAGCTCCACTGCAGGAGACGGGTGGTCATGTGGGCGGAGCCTCGAGGAGGAGCGAGGACAAATCAGATGGAATCATCCGAACGACTCTCTCTGTTCTGATCTAGTTTGAATCTGTTTGTATTTCATCGTGTTCGTCTGAGGCCTCGAGCTCATCGGCTCCTTCTTTAAGAAAAACTGCTGactcatgttttatttactctTTAAATAATGCTCCGCCATTTTTGCACCTTTAAGAAAAAGTCACTGAATCGGACTCGTACATCTGTCGAGTATTTTCAGTGACAGATTAATAAACATTTGGTGAGTGAATCTTTTCAAATTAGTTTCAAACGGATGAAGTGATTATAATTTggtggtgaaaggtcaaaggtcacagtgacctcacagaACAGATCTCAAATCTGCCTTTAGGGAATCGTCAGGTTTTGAACAGTTACATcaattagatttagatttagtttttctcctCACACGTACGGTCATGGTTCGATTCCCCTCCCTGCCACATCCTCTTTCCTACTGTTTATCTATCAgggacatcacacacacaccaacacacacccacacacacacacacacaccgagcagAGCCACCCTAAAGagggccgggcttcttcctcatgaACCCTCTCTGCTCGGAGTCGTCACCTCAGGTCACACACCGGCCTCGCAGGTTCCCCCCCGCCGTCCACCATGATGCTCTAcctgctccttcctctcctgATCGCAGGTACCAACCTGACTTCTTTTAGAGTTTTAAACACTGGGTTGAGTTGAACTCTTCTTCTGgggtttcctgttgtttttgtctttttgtttcctgAATGTTTTCCACGAGCTTCCATTGTTCTCCGAGTcgaggagctgatggaggaaAAACCCAGACGGAGACATTTCAGAGACGAGAGAGAGTCTCTGTTGAAATGTGTTGGAATCTGTGTTCACAGGTGTTAAATCACAAACTGCCAACGTGACGGTGGAAGAGCGGAGCGGAGCCGAGAGGAATCAAACCTACGGTGTCTCCGCCAACGGTAAAACGTCATCTTTTTCATATCTCACCTACAACTTTTCATCGTTCTCTTTTAATTCATCTCATTAACTCTcagttatttgatttattaaatgtCAGATGATGtgagatgttgatgcttctgttcGTCAGGAACAAGATTATTGATGattataaatgattatttaatcATATAATCATTTAACAAACTTGTTGCTTAGATGATTTTCAGTTAATCATATTAATAAGTATGTCTGCACTTAAGGATATTTTCATTATTGCTCTTCTGAGTCAAGAGGGGACATATTAGAACATAATGTATATAATAGAAActgaaatctgttttgttttgttataacTATAATTTGTAGGATTTGAACCCCTCTGTAATGTTTTATGCTCATTGTGCtgaaacaattttattttattatctaaaAACtttatcaggattttttttgcaattttctcctttttgtaAAATCACATAGGATTGAATTAAAAAACCTTTTCCACGGTCGAACTGCAGTGACGCTGATCTTTATCTCTTGGTGCTTTTCTACGACTGGTTAAAGTTGAAGGAAACTACAAAGATTCAAAATTACAAAACAGAATTCACAGATTGGTGGAATTTGTGTTTATTCGTTATGATCAACAACTATTCAATTAATCCCCTCGGCTCCGTTCTCGTTCATCGGTCGTTTGTATGAATTCTCTTCTTATCGATTTAACTGACGATCATTTATTAGTCAGAAACATGATTATTGGTTTTTCCTGCAGAAAACGTGACGTCCATTTTGACCCCAGAGGAGAAGAGTCTCAtcgaggaggagctggaaaatgAGAACCTGACGTTTATCACGGAGGACGACGGTGAGGGACAGCGAACCTCATCGTTTCCTTTGTGTAACTCGATGTGACACGTGTGTGTTGgttcatgtgtgttgtgtttgtgcagagagGTTTCAGGACCAGGACACGCCCTCTGCTCACAGGCGCTGTGATCACCTCCTGCTGGTTTACGGCAGTCACGAGTACTGTGGAGGACCTTTTCACAACGAGATGTCCAACATCAGCTCAGAGGACTGGTGCCACCTGGAGCACGTCAGCAGGTACTACACGCAGATCCTTGCTAGAGTTACACGTTTTTGTTTTCACGTCGCTGTTTGTTCGCTTTGTTGCAACCTTCGATTTTTAAATTTACGACTTTATTTCCTTGTTtggctttaaaaacaattttcCACTGTTTGAATTGTCgtccaaaaccaaaacaacaactttaGAACCACAGAACTATGAAGCTGTAGAACGCAgaatgtgtgtgaacgtgtgtaaCGACTCTGGAAATGTCCGTCACCGAGTCTGAGGGCCGGCCTCCGCCCTGCAGGGGAAACGCAGGGGGCTGATTGGCTCTTCCTTCAGTtaatttacccccccccccccccccccacagccacAGTCGCTGTTTATGCTCCGAGAGGAAATGGTTAAagtcacagacagacatgttGCACTGATGATCCAATCTCAAAAGGGAGGAGCCCAGTTTCTCACAGACaaagtgattaaaatgtttttatggattgaaaagaaaactttctttctttggtTTTAACGTTGAGTAAAAGTTAAAGCTTCTAAAACATGTAacatgtgtttcctcttgttccaACTAACTTCAGTTAAAATTTcttgatttgttatttgttcTTTAAAGAAGATGAAACCATCACCAGGTCAACTTAACTATTAGCAACACCGCCCCCATGTGAATTCCAGTGGTACTGCTCCGCTTTGTCATTTTTCGTGATCATGAACTCAACAACACTTCGTTCAcgatgataaaaaaacaaacaataaaggTTGAATCAGCTGTTTGAGACGTTGGAGCCTGAGAGCGATGATACTTTCTCTCTTGATaactcttcatctcttcatctcttcatctcgtgtttcctgtttcctgtttcaggCCGTACAGCGAGCTCACGCGGTGTCTGGAGAAGCTGTCCAACTTGACCGACTGCTTCTATCCAAACCAGGACACCCAGgacttcttcatcttcatccactCCAAGTACTTCCACAACTGCAGCAACgaggagctgctgtttgagGACGCGCCGCACTGGTTGGTGATGGTCCTCACGCTCATCCCAGTCAGCATCATCCCAGTCCTCGTCTACCTGGTGGTTTGGAAGAGCAAAGTCCAGGAGTGAGACGGGGACACGTCCACCTCACAGATGATCTGCTGTGAGTTTTTTAACTGAACAGAAACAATTCAATGAAactttattaaataaacagttAATCTTTTTAAGTGTGGAAGAAGTTTAGTTCCTGTGAGGAAGTGACGCTGTGCACGGAGGCGCTGGCGtgtggaaacaggaaacaggaagtgatgcccAAACCCTCTATTGTCTAAAGTATATATGTGTTGGAGCTTTGAGATTTTCCATCGGTCCATTACTGCAGTTTATACAGATACTGCGGGTGTGAGTGAAATACACTGAAATACAGTGAATACTTGTGTTTAAAATAGAAATTAAGTCTAGAATATCTGTTGATTCCATGATATGTACAGAAATACATACATGAACTGAATATATGTTTGACTACATTATGTGTTGAAAAGTCTCGTGATTCAGTTTAAAGTTTATTGCTTCATCGTCTCTGATTTTATACTTTCGATATTTTTACAGGCACCAGAATGACTCATCAAAAGTATAAAAAACTATATTCACACGTTTGGAATCTGTGATCTGAGATGACACAGTGTGAGATTTCTAAGAAAAGCTCATTGATGTAGAAAGTGTTGGTTCCTGGTATTACTGTGcagacccgtgtgtgtgtgtgtgtgtgtgtgtgtgtgtgtgtgagtgtgtgtgtgtgtgtgtgtgtgtgtgtgtgtctgctgtcttTGCGACGTGCTCCTGGACGTTGAAGCTCAGTTTCAGGTTGAGTCCTCACAAGTGTAGAAACACACTCTGACCCCCTGAAGATAAAAGCCTCCGTGATAATGTTGCTTCCTGCTGAGTCGTAAACAGGCGATGaagataaagaggaagaggaaccatTAGCACAGAGTGTCGCGGCTGGTCCTCTgtatgcagcacacacacagacacacacacacacacaactttctgTGATGTCCCTCAGCAGAATGACGTCGCTTAAAAGTCCTTTAAATTCTGTTTGGACGTATTTCTAAAAGTATTAAAGATTCATATAAACTATTGTGTCTACCCTGAATCCACAGGTGTGTAACCTcccatgaaaccacattcaaattcactacaGATTCAAATTTTTAATTGGATTTGCACAAAtttacacaaactcataaatatcagtcgcGTTATTAAGGTATGAAaatcaagcaaacaaaaaacatccttCCTCAGGatgttaaagaaaatctaaaaaaatcctggatctgttgTTTTAGATTTTGTTAAATCTGTTATGAAGTTTTTGCATCGACGTTCTGAAAATCTTATAAACAAATCAtacaaataataactttaatgaCAAAGTGCTTCTCAATACACAGTTACAGAGTAAAAGCCCACAGaaaaaagaataacacaaaagtttaaaagattaaaatcagTTAACGTGTGATCCCTTACATTAATAAAAACTAGAATACATCATACATGAAGGTAAAAATCACCAGATAACTTTTCATAAACGTTACATATTTAATGTCCCATAATAATCTGGGTTGATTTGAAGGTTTCATCAGATTGAAGCTGTTCATTCTCTCCTCACACGAGTTTCCTCGGGACTGAACCTCCTGCAGAGACGAGCATTGTGTGTCTTATCTGCGCCTGTTGACACCAGATGTCCTGCTGATAGCTGcatgtttgacattttactgtATCGCACAATCACCATAAAGTGTGATAAACACAGGCAGCGTCTTGTGTCGTCTCCTCCTGATGTTTGTATCTGGGTCTCAAAGCTTCgtgtggtttttattttcatccctGAAGACGGGTAAACACTTCCTGGCCATAAGTATGTGGACGGCTGAACATTAGAATACGTGAGTGTGTCAGCTCATTTCAAGCTGGTACATTCATTTCCCTGTGGAGCTGGTTTGTTGATGTGGAatttgtaaacacacaaacacgcagtcGTAATCTAGATCGTGTTTCTTGTTCTGTCACGTTTGAGCAGATCAGCCAAAGACTTTCTGGTTTCATTTGAATCATTGGTAAAGTGCGTTGGTCGAGGGAACTCCACTCCGCCAATGAAgagaaacacatgcaaatagaaaaagacACGTGCAAATTAAGAACACAACTTCAtcagttacacaacacacaagctgcaacgagtcacaacacatgcaaatacagcaACACGCTGCAAACAGGGaaaactacaacacaatgttttcagGGATTCTATGTAACTCACAtctgccacctactgattctTATTCAGTCAAATAAACTACAGTGATCTGtgagtttaatttgaatttacagttttgtttttttcatttgtccGAAGCGTTAAAGGTTCAGCACCAGCAAACATCAAACAAATGATTAATGGTGTGAGTGGGAAATCAGTGGAGCTGTTAAAagaccaaacacagacacacaatcccaGCGTCAGGGACCATTGTTCCCAGTCAGATAAGGTGACATCAAATAGAAGAGGCCGTTATTACAGGTCCGTCTGCAGAGGGTTGaggtgaagcagcagaagaagagaaggtttGATTCTTCAGCTGCAGACACGGAGGCCGTCAGTCGTCTGGAGACAAGCGGAGGTTCAGGAGGACGATCGGGGACAAGCGGGATCTGAAGGACGGGAGAGACGTGATCCAGGTGAGTCCGGATCCCACCTGATGTGAAGGAGCTCCAGCTgcacgttgtgtgtttgtgttcaaccAGAGAAGGAAAGACAGAAGGAAGAGAGAGCAAGTGAaggtgtgtttacattttaaatatgtgccAAAAAATCCACTTTACATGGTTGAAACAGGAGTAGAACAtctgaaaataataaagaaatattaaatcaGTCAACTCATGTGATGCACTGAGATTAAGAAAAGGCTTTTTATTAAGAGATGTTGTAAGAAATGATTTAAAAGACGTCAGATCTTCATTAGCAGTTTGCTTTAAACTTATTCACCATTAACTAGCTGCATGTTATTATGAATATTAGCTctttatttaatgtatatatataaatatatagatcaATACACAGGATACTGATGATGAATGCACGATACAACATTAATAAATTCTTCGTGACAATTAAAACAGAGTCAGTGTTCTTCTAATATGTAGTTAATAATATTGTGATTAGattaacaaatgtttttaaagtatCAGAAATACTCCTGCAGTGGAAGATTATTAGTACTGATTATAGTATGTTGTATGTTGTTGGAGTATAATGTAGAGTAATGCATCAGATTTTATAGGTCGGTCTTATGTATAGAAAATGATAGGTATATAAAAAAGGTATGTACCCAGTGTGTGTACAATCGTGAGCTTCAAAGTAACTTTAACTGTAAAAGTAATAATAGTCATCAAAAGCAGCATTACATTGAAATACAGAGTTAAAGGTTTCTTaattaaatacagttttattaaaGGATTATATAAAAACTGATATACGAagatttttcattcattttcaatctATTACTTTACTGAATATGAGGATTTTATATATGCGCTTGTTTAACAATGCACCAAAAAGGATTTTATTAAACATGTTCTGTTATTGTTCATGTTCTTCTATAGCTGCAGATCTGGAGGAAAAAGTTTAAAGTAAATCTTAAAGAAATGTTGCtttctggtgtgtgtctgtgtttgtgtgtgtgtgattgtgtgtgtgtgtgaatcagaaCGTGTGAGACGCTGCTGAAGAGAAGAGTGTGATTCTCTTTTGTGATTCACAACAAGAAAACCacagaaacctttttttaaagattctaAAACCCGTCGACCACATCGACACCTGTGATCCTCGACACCTGGAACACAAAGGAGCTTTTAAAGTCCTGTTGTTATCAGAGTTGTGTAACAGGCAGATCggctttgtgtgtttattctgctgctcctcatctGCTCAGGTTAAGATGGTCGGTCACCAGTGGTTCACGAGGATCAACCTGACGGCACGAGGAGCCGCCGCCCCCCCGTCAGCCAAGCAGGAGCCGGACATGTGTGAGTGGATCTGAACTCAGGGGTTAAAATAAGAAGTGTTTTCTGGATAATGTTTCTATAATTCATGATTTAatccttaaaaaaacatttcaacttgTTTCCAGTTCAGCATCTTtgaaaactttattaaaatgagCGTTGACTTGGAATCTTCAGACAGTCGTGTTATTATACAGTAAGTCACATGATTCATATTCAGGAATCAGGTTTCAATGAAATACTGAACGAGGAAACAACATAAAGAGGGATTataagaagaaaagagaaattaaatgatACACAAGCTACTGAAGTTTTGGGGAAATGGTTTAAAAACCTTGTCTTGTTGAAATAGAGAGATTTTACACATCTGGACACACCTGCAGAATAATAACaaactttttaatatttcactctTCATTCTGGTGCCGAACTCTGTTCGGTTGTCGTCCTCTCGACgctctgtgtgttgctgctcGCCACCTGCGCTGCTCTGGCCGTCCTGTGTAAGTATTCATGTTCTGTTAGCTCCTGGTGGGTTTAAAGGTGCAGTGAGTGGgatctagtgacatctagtggtgaagtgtcatgttgcagctgaagacCCCTCCcctctgtttttttatctttcagATAATctccaaacaaacaggaagtcagagaagCTCTTCAGCCACCAGACCCTTAGCAACAGACACAGTTCGCTCACCaaagaaaaccacaaactgAAAAGAGACAATGAAATGTTAAAGGAGAAGAACTCTCGTCTGGACGAACGGAACCAACTCGTCAACAGGACGACGGCCGAGCTCGAGTCCACGAATCTGCTCTTGAGTTGGAAGAGCAGCGAGTTGACAGAGAGAGTCGTGAACCTCACGTCCACGAACACGCAGCTGACGCAAGAACACGAACAACTGGGTCAATACTCatcggagcaggaggagcagaggctgaACATGTCTCAGTCCATCGAGCTCCTGGTCAGTTCCAACACTcgcctgcaggaggagacaagACGACTGGCCGAGACGAGCGACCTCCTGAGCGACGAGATGATCCAGGTGAAGGGAGAGAATCAGGAGCTCCTGGAAATCAACGACAGGTTTCAAGGAGAAATTCAGAATCTGACCGAGGTGATTGGAGCTTTCTCAAAGGACGACCTGGAGAAGCTTCAGGAGAAAGTAACGCAGCTTCAGGAACAAAACCAGAACCTGAGCGCGGTGCtggtgaggcagcagcaggaggcggcgGAGCGGGACGGGCGCAGGACCACGGAGGTCCAGCAGATGGCGGCGGACGTGCTTTCATGGAACGAGGCCTATCGCTCTCTAGACCTCAACTGCCCCGTGGTCAACCAGAAGACCAGAGGTACGTCAGAGCTTCTCAGTGTTCACAGAAGTTTCTCTGCTTTGAGGGTCACAGCGACCTTGACCCTTGACCccacaaataaaaactgaactctCACTTTCATCATCTTATTTTCCACAGAGCGAATTTGCAAAAACTGTCCCGACAGCTGGAAACAGTTTGAGTCAAAGTGTTATTACTTCTCCTCGCGCACGCTGACCTGGAGCGCCAGCAAGTCCTGGTGCCGGACACAAGGGGGCGACCTGCTCGTCATCAACAGTGAACAAGAACAggtgggggagagaaagaacacGGCATGTTGCAGTGTAGTTAATTTCTTACATAAAGAGAATTAGTTTATATGTATATCATCTGAAATCTTCTACTTTTATTCTGCTTTTCAGAAGTTTATTTTCCGCAGCAGTCGGACTCCGGATCCGTCCGGCACCA
Protein-coding regions in this window:
- the LOC133975846 gene encoding receptor activity-modifying protein 3-like, which produces MMLYLLLPLLIAGVKSQTANVTVEERSGAERNQTYGVSANENVTSILTPEEKSLIEEELENENLTFITEDDERFQDQDTPSAHRRCDHLLLVYGSHEYCGGPFHNEMSNISSEDWCHLEHVSRPYSELTRCLEKLSNLTDCFYPNQDTQDFFIFIHSKYFHNCSNEELLFEDAPHWLVMVLTLIPVSIIPVLVYLVVWKSKVQE
- the LOC133975856 gene encoding asialoglycoprotein receptor 1-like, yielding MLKEKNSRLDERNQLVNRTTAELESTNLLLSWKSSELTERVVNLTSTNTQLTQEHEQLGQYSSEQEEQRLNMSQSIELLVSSNTRLQEETRRLAETSDLLSDEMIQVKGENQELLEINDRFQGEIQNLTEVIGAFSKDDLEKLQEKVTQLQEQNQNLSAVLVRQQQEAAERDGRRTTEVQQMAADVLSWNEAYRSLDLNCPVVNQKTRERICKNCPDSWKQFESKCYYFSSRTLTWSASKSWCRTQGGDLLVINSEQEQKFIFRSSRTPDPSGTRLWIGLSDEDEEGDWRWVDGSRVSPDEQYWLSRPGVGAEPDDWKLDDPLGEDCGHVDTSENALKSWMDASCKIAYRWICEKNF